A segment of the Malaclemys terrapin pileata isolate rMalTer1 chromosome 1, rMalTer1.hap1, whole genome shotgun sequence genome:
AAAAGCCCTGAACTGCTTGAAAGCCCCACTCACTGACTAAGACTCAGACAATTAACAGAAGCTTCTGGCTTTCAAACCTTTCTtggaagctcacagcttccaactgccagccacagcacacggtccttcaaccaaccaaccaaacaaaccgacagacaaacacaagctcagcacacagcgagtaaaccctcaaacacaaacaaacacacactacagacaatcAAGtgtcagaggagtagccgtgttagtctggatctgtaaaaagcaacaaagagtcctgtggcactttaaagactaacagacgtataagagcataagcttttgttggtgaatacccacttcatcagatgcatgtagtggaagtttccagaggcaggtataaatatgcaggcaagaatcagtctggagataacaaggttagttcaatcaggggggatgaggccctcttctagcagttgatgtgtgaacaccaagggaggagaaactgcttctgtagttggatagccattcacagtctttatttaatcctgatctgatggtgtcaaatttgcaaatgaactgaagctcagcagtttctctttggagtctggtcctgaattttttttgctgtaagatggctaccgtTACATCTTCTATTGTGTGGGcggggaggttgaagtgttctcctacaggtttttgtatattgccattcctaatacagacagtcacttaccccaagggtgttgtatttgctcctccttcacctggagaactcccttgtgaaaatccctgttagcagcccctgttcgcaaaggaTATGAATATCCTTCTTTAACATgaagcactctagttcacccatcttattatttagatttctagcatttgtgttTAAGCACTTGTCACTCTTTATTTGTCTgctcttttctgatgtatcagattatttttttatgtgaatgtttctcatctgatctgacccttacattatcctcctccatcctctgctcctgactaaaacctagagaatctctatcaataggcTCTCTTCTATCCATGTGATCCTCTACAGCGGTcagccttcccccacctcctagtttaaaaactgctctgcaaccttgtTAATGTTTattgccagcagtctggttccactttggtttaggtggagcccatctctcctgtataggctccccctatcccaaaagtttccccagttcctaatgaatctaaacccctcctccctacaccatcatctcatccatgcattgagactctgaagctctgcctgcctacctggccctgtgcgtggaactgggagcatttcggagaatgccaccatagaggtcctggatttcagtctcttccctagcaggacatctctcctatccttccctatgtcgcTGGTAACTACATGTACCacaaatggatcacttgataattatcttttctgttcattccctctgaagcattgacattggccactgtcggtagacaggatactgggctagatggacctttggtctaacccaacgtggccattcttaagttcactgaggaaggaaatggtGTGCAGAAGTTGTGTTGTGTTTACCTGGATCTGGGTATCTCTTCTGCTGTCTAAAGTAGAGGAATTGTTTTAGAAACCTGTGAATGGTTCCAGGTGGGCCCACTCTGAGattgctcaattagggcaaactgcaaagaaaggGGCTTACAATCCCCAAAATGGGTGATTATTCTAATACTTGGATTTACCAAAGCAGCAAGAAAATAGCTTTCACAATGCTttacacagttcccttaaagcagggATCTCACACTCAAATCACCACGGGGGCCGTATGAGGAccagtacattggcccaagggacACATCACTGATACCTTTTCATAAAAAGATacaacccccccccaactctgcccctggccttgcccccacaccaccccttccatgaggccccaccacATCCCACGCCTTGCCCGCCTCATTCCCATTCTTTCCccaagtcctcaccccaactcagccccctcggtgcccctattccaaccctctcctcaaatccctgccccatccctgcctcttctccgccttcTTCCCTGAGTGTGTcacatccccactccttccccctccttcctgggaagtcctaagcgccgccggaaagctgtttggcagcgggaaGCGTGTCaggtaggtggaggagtggggaagtGGCGCGCTCGGAGGgcaggcagtggggcagggggaggggagcttggctgccagtggagtcggcacctatggtggGCTGCAGGACATAACTCTTTGGGTTGCATGTGGCCCGTgagccgcgtgtttgagacccctacCTTAAAGCAAAATAGGCTTGGACTTCCACCCATACAGCCAAGTcatggatgatgatgatgatgattgaaaatcttgttcatcatataataAAGTTCTACCAATACCAAAGGATTCTACACATCACCTCCCAGGTGAATGAATGTTTCACATATTACCCAAATACTCACTTAGAGCCAATTCTTATAAACTAAACTaagatatatttaaaaagagagagtattTGTTAAAAGATAATTATACACAGAGACATGTTAGAGTTTTTAAGTCAGTTTCATAGGAGAGATGGCTGGCTTCAGAGTTGGATTAACATAAGATTATTATCTATTAAGCAGTTTATAGAGAGTTCACCAGAAACTTTAAAGAGATGTACAGAAAATGATATTATTGCACCCAAGTTCCTTCTAATATTATTTCCTTTTCACGCATGAATTAACTGAATACAGCTCTAGACAGGAATCATTTGGTTACACTGTTAACCTCTAACAAGCTGTCGTTGAACGTAGACTACTAAAGTCACTGACTTCTATCAGTTCTTTAATAATACAAGtctacatttcaaagctctaacCTATCTAAAATGGAATGGTCCAAATTACCGTTTACATATTTTTCTACTCTGTCTCTAAAGGGTGAATCTGAGTCAATAGACTGCAAGTTGCTTAACTCTTTCCTGTGTCAAACAACCCCTTTTGCAAGACCTGGGGCTGTTTGGTTTAGCGATCATGTGACCCAAAAAGGAGAAACTGGAAACAGAGTGTGCCCCAGGGTGAGCTCTGGGAAGGTTCTGCTGAAGTAATTGGAGAGTCATGGGGGAGCCGAGACAAAGCTAGCCTCAGGACCTTGGGCTTGGCATTGCGAGAGTGGGCCTGGAAACCCAGAGCCAGAGGCAGGGCCTGAACACTGTTGTGACTCAAAATCACAAGGGTCTTGTTTGTGCGCCCGAAACATGCTCAGCTGGTGAGTGTCCAGTTTCATAAGTTTGAGCGGATCTGTGACAGCAAACCTGGAGCTGCTACAAAGATGTGGAAGGGGGGTTGGTCTGGCCAGGGAGGTGCCAAAAGATATTTTCTTTACCTATATGTGGCTCCTCTACCATCTGTATTTCCCCAAGTGCTCTCGTTCCAGGACTGATCCATCAATGAGGGAAATGTTTGTGGAAAACACAGTGCGTGTTTGGGGTCAGGGAGAGAGTTTGTGTCTCCCTTGGAGAGTGCTCCCCAGAACGGCAGAGACAGGGAGTCGCTGTTCTAGTGGGTTTtgtcccatctctctctctctctctctctcctgatgcATCCAGCTCTATCTTTGCTTTGTAATTCACCCACACACATACGTGCCTCCCTCTTCCTGTCACTTCTTAGTCCCTAGCCATTACCAACTCGCAGCCTGCAGCTGTGGCAGCCTATAGTCTAACCTAGTTGTttgcctatatatcttttcttatacgtttcttattttcttatgggtttgattatttgttttatttatatatttaagttTAAAGatttatattacagtatatttcacctgtaacacaagggacctggaggccacatcctgtatgttgagctaaaGCAGGTGGCATATATGAaaaggtgtggggaaaagtgcagccagaacctcctgttgaagttgtggAGGAGTAGGAATAGGGTCTGCAACTTTGTGCATTGTAGATAAGCAGGTGCCAGGGTCTGCCTCATGTTGCAAAATGGGCAGGCATCTGGAATGGGGGGGAACTGTGCCATGTACATGCCCGTGCTCATGgtccatgaaggagccaccaaccGATAGCCCTGGTTTGCAATGGGACCAGAGCGGAGTACTTTCTGGCCTACTGGGGTTCCTCACCGTCCAAAGCTGGTAGCATGTCCTCCCACTTGGTATCAGGGCATCTGAGGAAGTGAAGCATGTGGAGGATAAGCATGTAAAGTTGTTCCCTTGGAGGAATTCAGAAATGAACCGGTTGAAGTGTGTGCAGCCCGCTCAGGTTATGAAAGGGAGGTGATCATGGGGACATGGGACTCATGGGACAGGAGCCCAATCAAGAATTCCAGAGGTCCTGAGGGGAAGGGTGGGTGGGAAGCACCTTCTTGTAGGACAAATTCAAGGAAAAGATGTGAGAACCTATTGGTTTTAGAGATGACTGGGTCACGGCTGACAAGTGGAGGGGAAGACAGTAGCAAGTGACAGGGGCTGGGCGTTGGGGAGAAGACACACAGCAGGGTCGAGGCTTGACAGAAGAGATGGGGCAAGATTATAATTTCAGGGATCCGgctaccagcaattagaaaggtggcaactcaGTGTAGTGTACGAAGACTGATTCCCCAGTTCATCGCATTGACACAGCACATTAAGGACAGGAAAGTGTTCAatgtctctctgtctgtccagTAAGTGATTCAGGGAAGAGGACCCAGCATCATGCAcgagccagctctgcacagagctcaaTCTGAGAGCCAGAGTACAAGGAGGAAACATTTAGGTCTCTTTATGAGTaaagagctggagcagcctgccccggatctgtttggtcctcaacCCATAAATGATGGGGTGGAGCACGGGAGGCACCAGCAGGTATACAGTGGCAATGAGAACGCACAAATGTAGTGGCACATTCTGGCCAAACCGCTGCGTGAAAGACGAGAAGAAATCTGGGATGTACAAAGCTGAGATGGCACAAAGATGAGAGATGCAGGTCCCAAAAGTTTTGAGCCGGGCATTCTTTGTGGGGAGGCGGAAGATGGCCCGGAGGATCAGAGTATAGGAAACGGCGATAAAAAACACATCCATTCCGATCACAGAGAAAAGATCAAACAGGCCATAGTAACTACTGATGCGGATGTCACCACAGGCCAACTTCACCACAGCTATATGCACACAataggagtgggggagggatagctcagtggcttgagcattggcctgttaaacccagggttgtgagttcaatccttgagggggctacttaaggatctggggcaaaaatcagtacttggtcctgctagtgaaggcagggggctggactcgatgacctttcaaggtcccttccagttctaggagataggtatatctccatatattatatggCCACTGCCTCGCCAAGAAGGGATAGGGTAATGCGAGTATGCCATTACGCAACACCATGGCCAGGCCTATCTTGGCCACAACAGAGTTTGTTAGGGTCATGGAATATCTCAGAGGATTGCAGATGGCCATGTAGCGATCAAAGGCCATGGCCACAAGGATTCCAGACTCCATCTCTGagaagcagtgaatgaagtacatctgtgtgaggcaggcactgaaactgatctccctggaatttaaccagaagatgctcagcattttgggcatAGTAGATGTGGACATGACCAGGTCGGTGACGGCCAGCATGCAAAGGAAATAGAATATTGGCCCATGGAGGCTCGGCTCCCTCTTCacgatgaacaggatggtgaagttccccaacaCAGATAATGCGTAAATAGCACAGAAGGGAATGGAGATCCAGAGATGGGTTGCCTCTAGGCCAGGAATGCCAAGTAgaatgaaggtggaggggttgctGAAGTCAGTTGagttggaatctgacatggagtaggggaAAAAGTGTCCAACTCTGATGCATAAGCGTTTCTcctgcttttactgtattttcccCTGACTTTCTGTGTGTTCCCAGGGTCTCGGGTGATGGTCACAGTAGAAATGCCTGAATGGAGAGACAACGTTAATATGAGACACTGCATGCACTAGTGGAGACTGTTCTCAAGGGAGAAGCAGATTAATCactcttcacacactgaaaaatgacattttcataaatCAGAGACGATAACTATGAACAATGATCCTACTAAATCCAATTCCATATTTTGTGGTGCTCCCTGGATTAATAATTCATACACTTTCTGGTGGGGGAACCGTaagaagcacgagcaggagacaCAAGTGTGGATACTGGTTATCCATTGTTTTTCCTTAATGCAATGGGAGCCAGGATAGGAAGTCAATTCTGTAGTTTTCCCATTTATCCAATTGCTTGAAATctgagggcacatctacactacaggggggagtcgatttaagatacgcaaattcagctacgtgaatagcgtagatgaattcgacgtatcgcagccgacttaccccgctgtgaggacggtggcaaaatcgacctctgctgcttcctgtagactgcgcttactcccacctccgctggtggagtaagaacgtcgattcggggattgattgtcgcgtcccaacgggatgcgataaatcgatccccaagaggtcgatttctacccgccgattcaggcgggtagtatagagcTAGCCTCagagtggaaaaaaacaaacttttaggAAGACGTGCTGGGAGAAACATCCCAATTAGAACAAACCTCATGGAAAAGACCTGTGTGCCATTGATAGATGCTGCAGAGAAACACCTGCTCATTTGCAGAAgtggacaaaacaaaagaaatgttcaGATCACTGAgatatgggatggagaataacatGTTCAGGGATATGTGTTCAGTTTTGGTTACCCAGACTCTATTAAGGATATATCACatatgtcaaggctggatccccactttgaactttagggtacaaatgtaggggcctgcatgaaaacttctaagcttaactaccagcttagctctggttccgctgccaccatttcccaatttttccctccctgggaagccctgagaaacctttcaccaattccctggtgagtacagatccaaaccccttggatcttaaaacaaggagaaattaaccatcccccctccttcctcccaccaactcctggtgaatcaagatccaaaccccttggatcttaaaacaaggaaaaatcaatcaggttcttaaaaagaaggctttgaattaaagaaaaaggtaaaaatcatctttgtaaaatcagtatggaaattaaccttacagggtaatccaacttaaagagctcagaggactcccctctagtctcaggttcaaagtacagcaaacaaagataaacactctagtaaaaggtacatttacaagttgagaaaacaaaggaaaactaacacgccttgcctggctgtttacttacaagtttgaaataggagagacttgttcagaaagatgtggagaacctggattgatgtctggtccctctcagtccccagaACGAACAAActaccaaacaaagaacacaaacaaaagcctccccccccaaagatttgaaagtgtcttgtccccttattggtcctttaggtcagatgccagccaggttacctgagcttcttaaccctttacagggaaaaggattttggagtctctggccaggagggattttatagtactgtacacaggacagctgttacccttccctttatagttatgacaacatatAAAAGGGATTTCTAAGACAGGTTCTGAGAATGGGGGAGACTGGCATATGCAGACATATAGAAAAGTCTGCAACTCTTTAGTTTACACAAGAGACAAAGAAGAGAGCATATGATataggagaggaaaataaaaaatgaaactgaattGCATTCAAATGGTCAGTTCCCAACAAATACTATCTATAGACACTTAATGCTCCAAGAGGACTAATTCCGCAAAGCTGAGTAAAACTGTTAGCAAAACTGATTAGGAGGgaaaatttagacagaaaaatatgaatgaaaattggTAATTCTTTGATACCAGTTTATTAGATAGTGGAAAATCATGATTCCATAGTTAACAAGGTGAACAACATTGGATAAAAACGCATTTCAATGGCAATATGAAGGCAGAAATTAGGGCAGGGAAGCAACATgcaaaaaataggaaaaatggaAAATAGATAGCTAAAAATAGAAATTGGAATTTATGAAAGTTGATAAGGGACATTAAGACATCAGGGAAATCTCCACGTTTGGCAGGGCTACGGATCAAAAAAGGAGGTTATTAAGTATATtaacaacaaaagaaatcctagaaacGTTTTAT
Coding sequences within it:
- the LOC128833172 gene encoding olfactory receptor 52E4-like, with product MSDSNSTDFSNPSTFILLGIPGLEATHLWISIPFCAIYALSVLGNFTILFIVKREPSLHGPIFYFLCMLAVTDLVMSTSTMPKMLSIFWLNSREISFSACLTQMYFIHCFSEMESGILVAMAFDRYMAICNPLRYSMTLTNSVVAKIGLAMVLRNGILALPYPFLARQWPYNIELSLPHSYCVHIAVVKLACGDIRISSYYGLFDLFSVIGMDVFFIAVSYTLILRAIFRLPTKNARLKTFGTCISHLCAISALYIPDFFSSFTQRFGQNVPLHLCVLIATVYLLVPPVLHPIIYGLRTKQIRGRLLQLFTHKET